The genomic interval CTTCGCCGATGGGGTCGACCTCGGGGACGTGTACGTCGGCCTCCGAGAGGTGGAGCTTCCGCTCCGTGCCGCGGTCGTCGATCGTGGCCGTCAGCTCCCACTCGGATGCCCTGGCGACCGTCCGCAAGAGTCGTGCGAAGCGTGTCCCGTACCGGCGCGTGTTCGAGAACAGGGCGTCGGGACCGGTGACGACCACTTCCCGGCCACTGGCCGTCGAAACGATCTCGTACAGCAACTGGAGGCGCTTGACCGTCGAGACGAGCGTCGCCGGGTCCGACGAGCGGACGCGGACCTCGGTGGCGTCGAACAGCGCCGTCTGTGCCAGCGAGAGGTTGTACTGCGTTCCGAGTTCGTCGGGTCCCCAGCGGGGATCGAACGCCGTCATGATCTGTCGGCTGTCCCGGTCCGCGTAGAGCGCCCCGTCGAGTGCCGACGGAGCGACGCCGAAGTGATCGCTGGCCGTCTCCAGAGCGGTCCCTCGCTCCGTCTCGTCAACGACACCGACGGCTTCGGCGGCTTCGAACACCCGACGGCGCGCCCGACGTGGCTGGACCGGCGCCCGTGTCTCGAAAGTCGCGTCCCGCTCGAGGAGCTTCGCGAACCCACGCACCAGCTTGAAGTCGTCGGCCTCCCGTTCCAGATCGGTCAGCGCCGCGTCCAGGTCGCCCCTCGTCTCCCCGACGTGGCCCTGGTAGACACCGAGGACCCGCGCCGCGAGGTCCGTGGTACTCGCGTCGACGAACTGCGGATGGTAGCCGCCACCCGCCCGGGAGACCCGGAGGAGCTCCTTCGTCAGCACGGGCGTACCGACGGGGCCGCCACACTAATCAGCTCCGTCTCCTGTGGCCGCTCAACCGGCTCATCGCCGCCGAGCGGCGACGTTCTCCTCGGCCGTCTCCGCCGTGACGAGTTCGTACAGTAGCGCACGGGAGCCGTCGGGGGTCGGTCTGAGGATCCGGCCCAGTCGTTGGGTGAACTCCCGTTCGGAGCCGCTTCCCGAGAGGACGACGGCGACGTTCGCGTCGGGCACGTCGACGCCCTCGTCGAGGACGTTCGCCGTGACGATCCGGGAGTAGTCGCCTTCCCGGAATCGCTGGAGGATCTCGCGGCGCTCGCTGGCCCCCGTCTCGTGGGTTATCGCGGGTATCAGGAACCGTTCGGAGAGCCGGTAGACCAGATCTGTGTAGGCCGTAAAGACAATGATCCGGTCGTCCCGATGGCGGTCGAGGATCGTCGCGAGGCGGTCGACCTTCCGTTCGGCGTTCATCATCACCTCGCGGGCTCGCTGCTTGGCGAGCAGCGCCTCCCGGGCCCGCGGGTCGGTCCCCGACCGTTTGACGAGGTCCTGGTAGTCACTTCCCGACTCCATGCGGATGCCCGACTGGACGAGGTAGTCGGTAAACGTCGACTGTGCGGCCTCGTAGCGCTCCCGCTCGGCCGGCGTCAGCGACACCTCGATCCGCTTGATGTCGTAGTCCGCGAGGTGCTCGCCCGCCAGGTCGTCGACGGCGACGCGGTGGACGACCGGCCCGACGAGGGCTTCGATCAGCTCGTGTGCGCCGTCTGGCCGCTCGAACGTCGCGGTCAGCCCCAGTCTGGCCGGTGCGGCGAGGAGTCGTGCGATGTCCCGGTACCCCTCCCCGCCGAGATGGTGGACCTCGTCGAAGACGACGAGGCCGAACCGATCGCCGATCTCGTCGGCCCTGAGATACGCCGAATCGTAGGTCGCGACCGTGACGGCTTCGAGGCGTTGCTCGCCGCCGCCGAGCCGGCCGATCGGGAGGTCGAACTCCCGGTCGAGTTCCCGTTGCCACTGGTCCAGCAGGTCGATCGTCGGGACGACCACGAGCGCCGGCGTCTCCAGCGCGACCATGGCGGCGATGCCGATGACCGTCTTCCCGCTCCCGGTCGGGAGTTCGAGACAGCCCCGCTCGCCGGCGTCGCGCCAGGCCGCAAGCGCCGTCTGCTGGTACCCCCGGAGGTCGTACGTCGTCGAGAGCGACAGCGCTGCGAGCGACAGCACGTCGTCCGTGTACTCGACGCCGCGCTCGTCGAGCGCCCGGCGGAGGGCGGCGTACTGGTACGCTGGCGCGCGACTGCTCTTGGATCGTGCGTCGGCTTCGACGCCCGGGAGCCCGTCGGGAACCGTCCCCTGGAGACGGACTGTCCCGCTCTCGTAACGGAGGGTGAGCGACACGGCGGTAGCTCCGTGAGGCGGGGGCTTGAACGCTGTGGCGTCGAAGCGTGTCCACGGAGCAACACGTATCTGTGACGGGGGCCAACGAAACACATGGCCCACTGGGTGGACCCGGACGAGACCGATCCGCAAGCCTGGCAGGGACGCGGTACCGGTGAGCCGGCGCGTGGCGGTACCGACTGCCTCTCGGTGATCGAACGCGCCCGCCGGACTTCCCTGCCCTACCAGCACGAGGCCGATGTCCACCACACCGACGCGGTCGCGGCGCAGTTCCAGAGCAGAGCGTACACCGACGCGAGAGTGGTCTACAATAGCGGGCTCGACGTAGAACGGCGGATCAAGCTTCTCACGAGGGGCGTGCTCTGGGGCGGGGCAGAGACGAACCAGCGGTTCAAGGCACAGTATCGGCGGGCCGGACCGCCGACGGAATCGGTCCCGTTCGGAGAGTACACCGTCTGGTCCCGGTTCCAGTACGGGACGATCAAACGGGGTGACAGCGGTGTCACCTTCGCCCCGGACGACAGCGAGCCGGAAGAGGAGGTTCGGACGCTCCCCTGGGACGAACTCTACGACCCGGTCAAGTACCGCCTCGTCGAACTCGAACTCGTCCGGAACCCCTCGTTCGCCAGGTACCGCTTGCAGGAACTCGGCGAGTGGGACGCGTTCGAGACACAGCTGCGCTACGACATCGGCGCGTTCGCGTTCGAGCCCTGAGTAGGGTCACGCTACTCGGCGAGTGGCGTCGCGAGCTACCGGCTCGTCGGACGGAGCTTTTCTGAATTCTTTTACCTGCTCGCGCCGTTTGTCCATCCATGACCGAGCAGGACGCTGCCGAGGACGAGACGGGACCCGAGAACGGATCGGGTAACGCGGCCGACATCGACCTCGAAGAGGCCCCTGACGGGGTCGAAACGGACGAGATCGATCTGGAGGATGTCGTCGGCGACACCGACCCCGCCGGCGAACTCGTCGAACGCGTGTCCGATGCCGACGACGAGGACATCGCCCGCGAACTGGCGGCGTTACGAGCCCGCACGGAGCGGCTGGAGACCGAAACCGAGTCGCTGGCGGCCGAACGGGACGAACTGGAGTCGAAGCTCAAGCGAAAGCAGGCCGACTTCAAGAACTTCAAAAAGCGGATGGAGAAGCGCCAGGAGGAAGCACAACAGCGAGCGACCGAGGACCTCGTGACCCGCCTGTTCGACGTTCGGGACAACCTCAAGCGAGCGCTCGAACAGGACGAGGACGCCGACATCCGAGACGGTGTCGAGGCGACGCTGCGGCAGTTCGACGACGTGCTCGACGCCGAGGGTGTCGAGGTCATCGATCCCGAACCGGGTCAGGAGGTCGATCCGACACAGCATCAGGTACTCGCTCGCGTCGAGAGCGACGAAGAAGCCGGCGCGATCGCCGACGTACACCGGCCAGGCTACGAGATGGCAGAGAAGGTGCTGCGTGAGGCGCAGGTTACCGTTAGCGAGGAGTAGGAGACGGTGACCGAAGGGAACCGTCTCCGAACAACCGAGCGGCGACGAACGGAGCCGCGAGGTCGCTGTCGCGGTCTGACCGAAGGGAACCGTCTCCGAACGGAGCGGGGAGTGACCGAATCGGTCGAATTGCGGTGCGTGTTATACGCTCCGGTCCAGACGCTCCGAATCCTAGAATTCAGGGCATAGCGGGCTACTCTGTGGGTTTCTCTGGTCGACCCATCTAGCAACTTTTAACCGGCCCAATCCGGTAGGAGTGAGTAAGATGGCGAGCAACAAGATTCTGGGTATCGACCTCGGGACCACGAACAGCGCGTTCGCGGTCATGGAAGGTGGCGACCCCGAAATCATCGTCAACGCCGAAGGCGAACGGACGACACCCTCCGTCGTCGCGTTCGACGACGGCGAACGGCTTGTCGGCAAGCCCGCGAAGAACCAGGCAGTCAAGAACCCCGAGCAGACCATCCAGTCGATCAAGCGCCACATGGGCGAGGACGACTACACGGTCACGCTCGACGGCGAGGAGTACACGCCCGAGCAGGTCTCGGCGATGATCCTCCAGAAGATCAAGCGCGACGCCGAGGAGTATCTCGGCGACGACATCGAGAAGGCGGTCATCACGGTCCCCGCGTACTTCAACGACCGGCAGCGCCAGGCGACCAAGGACGCCGGCGAGATCGCCGGCTTCGAGGTCGAGCGCATCGTCAACGAGCCCACCGCCGCGGCGATGGCCTACGGGCTCGACGACGAGTCCGACCAGACGGTTCTCGTCTACGACCTCGGTGGGGGCACCTTCGACGTATCTATTCTGGACCTCGGCGGCGGTGTCTACGAGGTCGTCGCCACGAACGGGGACAACGAACTGGGCGGTGACGACTGGGACCACGCGATCATCGACCACCTCGCGGACGAGTTCGAGGCCGAACACGGCATCGATCTCCGCGAGGATCGGCAGGCCCTCCAGCGCCTGACCGAGGCCGCCGAGGAGGCCAAGATCGAACTCTCCTCGCGCAAGGAGACCCGGATCAACGAGCCGTTCATCGCGACGACCGACGACGGCCCGCTCGACCTGGAGAGCAAACTCACTCGCGCGACCTTCGAGTCCCTGACCGAGGACCTCATCCAGCGGACCGTCGGCCCGACGGAGCAGGCCCTCGCCGACGCCGGCTACGACAAGGGCGACATCGACGAGGTCATCCTGGTCGGTGGCTCCACGCGGATGCCCCAGGTCCAGGAGCAAGTCGAGGAGATGACCGGGCAGTCCCCGAAGAAGAACGTCAACCCCGACGAGGCCGTCTCGCTGGGCGCGGCGATCCAGGGCGGCGTCCTCGCGGGCGATGTCGACGACATCGTCCTGCTGGACGTGACGCCGCTGTCGCTCGGTGTGGAGGTCAAGGGTGGCCTGTTCGAGCGACTCATCGAGAAAAACACCACGATCCCGACCGAGGAGTCGAAGATCTTCACGACCGCCCAGGACAACCAGACGCAGGTCCAGATCCGCGTCTTCCAGGGCGAGCGTGAGATCGCCGAGGAGAACGAACTGCTCGGCGCGTTCTCGCTGACCGGCATCCCGCCGGCGCCCGCGGGCACGCCCCAGATCGAGGTGACGTTCAACATCGACGAGAACGGCATCGTCAACGTCGAAGCCGAGGACAAGGGCTCGGGCAACCGCGAGGACATCACGATCGAAGGCGGCGCCGGTCTCTCGGACGAGCAGATCGAGGAGATGCAGGAAGAGGCCGAACAGCACCAGGAAGAGGACCAGCAGCGCCGCGAACGCATCGAGGCCCGCAACGAGGCCGAGGCGTCGATCCGCCGCGCCGAGACCCTCATCGAGGAGAACGAGGAGGAGATCGACGCGGACCTCCAGAGCGACATCGAGGCGAAGATCGACGACGTGCAGGAAGTCCTCGAGGACGAGGACGCCACCAAGGAGGACTACGAGGAAGTCACCGAGGAACTCTCCGAGGAACTCCAGGAGATCGGCAAACAGATGTACGAAGGGCAGGCCCAGCAGGCCGCCGGCGGGGCTGCCGGCGGTGCCGCGGGCGCAGGGCCGGGCGGCGCAGCAGGCCCCGGCGGCGCCGCAGGCGGCGCGGCCGGGCAGGGCGAGGAGTACGTCGACGCCGACTTCGAGGATGTCGACGACGAAGACGAGAACTGAACGGACGGCTCTCCGTCGTCGACGATAGGCGGACACGACCCGTTTCGGACGAACCGATCACGACGGCACGGTGAGAGCGCCTCAGGCCGCTGGGGTCTCGTCCCCGTGAATCTGCTCGCCGCGGAACAGCCGCCGTGCGATCGTGAACGTCTGTTCTCGCTCCCGCCGCGTGGGGAAGTGCGCGGCCATGTAGCGGGCGGTCGCGATCAGCGGGAGGCGCCGTTCGGCGTCCGTCTCGGCGAACTCGTTCTGCCGGAAGGCGGCTTCGACGTTCTGGAGCGTGTGGAACCCGGCGTCTTCGCGGAGCAGCCCCTCGCCCAGCGTGCGCTTTAGCGCGGCTACGTCGCCGCCAGCGTCGAAGTGCTCGCCGACGAGGCGGCCGGCGTCGTTCACGCGGCCCTGTTCGTCGAACGTCGCCAGGAGGGCGGCGCGGATGTCGGCTGGATCGCGGTCCGACTCGCCGGGCTCGGGCACGGGCGCCGGCGGCGTGTTGAGGAACCGGTCCAGATAGACCGACATCGCCCCGTCGAAACAGGGGCGGTACGCCTCGACGGCGTCGGTCCGGGCCGCGAGCGCGTGGGCGGCGTTGGCGTAGCTGAACGTGTGGTGGACCGTGTTCCAGTCGCCGAACTCGTTGCTCGTGGCGAACTGCGCGACGCGGTGCGTGGCTGCCAGCGCGACGGCTCGGGTCAGTTGCTCGGCGGTCGCCCCGTCGCGGATCGCGTCCCGGAGCGCGTCGACGATAGCCTCCGGGTCGTCGCCGAGCAGCGTCCCGACGAAGTCCGCTGGGCGCTCCCAGGTCCGTCCCCGACCCGCGGCGACGAGGTCCGGCAGTGC from Haloarcula pelagica carries:
- a CDS encoding nucleotide exchange factor GrpE, whose product is MTEQDAAEDETGPENGSGNAADIDLEEAPDGVETDEIDLEDVVGDTDPAGELVERVSDADDEDIARELAALRARTERLETETESLAAERDELESKLKRKQADFKNFKKRMEKRQEEAQQRATEDLVTRLFDVRDNLKRALEQDEDADIRDGVEATLRQFDDVLDAEGVEVIDPEPGQEVDPTQHQVLARVESDEEAGAIADVHRPGYEMAEKVLREAQVTVSEE
- the dnaK gene encoding molecular chaperone DnaK — protein: MASNKILGIDLGTTNSAFAVMEGGDPEIIVNAEGERTTPSVVAFDDGERLVGKPAKNQAVKNPEQTIQSIKRHMGEDDYTVTLDGEEYTPEQVSAMILQKIKRDAEEYLGDDIEKAVITVPAYFNDRQRQATKDAGEIAGFEVERIVNEPTAAAMAYGLDDESDQTVLVYDLGGGTFDVSILDLGGGVYEVVATNGDNELGGDDWDHAIIDHLADEFEAEHGIDLREDRQALQRLTEAAEEAKIELSSRKETRINEPFIATTDDGPLDLESKLTRATFESLTEDLIQRTVGPTEQALADAGYDKGDIDEVILVGGSTRMPQVQEQVEEMTGQSPKKNVNPDEAVSLGAAIQGGVLAGDVDDIVLLDVTPLSLGVEVKGGLFERLIEKNTTIPTEESKIFTTAQDNQTQVQIRVFQGEREIAEENELLGAFSLTGIPPAPAGTPQIEVTFNIDENGIVNVEAEDKGSGNREDITIEGGAGLSDEQIEEMQEEAEQHQEEDQQRRERIEARNEAEASIRRAETLIEENEEEIDADLQSDIEAKIDDVQEVLEDEDATKEDYEEVTEELSEELQEIGKQMYEGQAQQAAGGAAGGAAGAGPGGAAGPGGAAGGAAGQGEEYVDADFEDVDDEDEN
- a CDS encoding DUF790 family protein, whose protein sequence is MLTKELLRVSRAGGGYHPQFVDASTTDLAARVLGVYQGHVGETRGDLDAALTDLEREADDFKLVRGFAKLLERDATFETRAPVQPRRARRRVFEAAEAVGVVDETERGTALETASDHFGVAPSALDGALYADRDSRQIMTAFDPRWGPDELGTQYNLSLAQTALFDATEVRVRSSDPATLVSTVKRLQLLYEIVSTASGREVVVTGPDALFSNTRRYGTRFARLLRTVARASEWELTATIDDRGTERKLHLSEADVHVPEVDPIGEVTYDSGVEAAFAARFAALDLDWELIREPEPLAAGEHVVVPDFAFDWRPGHDSGVRKTPADGSAFRVYFEIMGFWTPEYVEKKLSRLATVEDVTLIVAVDDSLGVGDAIEARDHRAIPYSGTVRVKDVRDALRPFEAELVAESAESLPASLEPDDDVVSLAALAAEHGVSEDAIEDKPFPAHELVGRTLVRPAVLDDLGERIEAGQTLADVQELLDEHGIDDDSAVLSRLGYRIEWDGLSGGTVRERETG
- a CDS encoding DEAD/DEAH box helicase family protein, which produces MSLTLRYESGTVRLQGTVPDGLPGVEADARSKSSRAPAYQYAALRRALDERGVEYTDDVLSLAALSLSTTYDLRGYQQTALAAWRDAGERGCLELPTGSGKTVIGIAAMVALETPALVVVPTIDLLDQWQRELDREFDLPIGRLGGGEQRLEAVTVATYDSAYLRADEIGDRFGLVVFDEVHHLGGEGYRDIARLLAAPARLGLTATFERPDGAHELIEALVGPVVHRVAVDDLAGEHLADYDIKRIEVSLTPAERERYEAAQSTFTDYLVQSGIRMESGSDYQDLVKRSGTDPRAREALLAKQRAREVMMNAERKVDRLATILDRHRDDRIIVFTAYTDLVYRLSERFLIPAITHETGASERREILQRFREGDYSRIVTANVLDEGVDVPDANVAVVLSGSGSEREFTQRLGRILRPTPDGSRALLYELVTAETAEENVAARRR